The genomic region GCCTGCGACCCGCTCGATGCGACCTTCTAGCCTCCACGACGACCCACCCGGACGTCCATGACCGCCACGACCGCGTCGCAGGTGCTGGCCCGAACCCTGCCAGCGCCGCGCTGGGTGGCCATCCTCATCGGATGGCACCTCGCGCACGGCGTCGCGGCCGTGGCGGCCGCGGTGGCGGTCACCGCCGGGTCGACCGTCACGGGCGGCCCGGCGGCAGGCGTGCTGACCGCCCTGTCGGCCGTCGTCATCGGCGACCTGGTCGCGGTGATCGGCCTGGCGCGCCGCCGCCAGGCCGGGATGGTCGCCGCGGTGGTCGTCGACTACCTCACCTTCGTCGCGGCGACGGCTGCCCTGCTGCAGGTCACCGACGTGCTCACCGGGCTCGACGCGCTCGGCGGGTCCTTCGCCCGCGGCGTGCCGTTCGGCGCGCTGGCCGTCGTCGCGTACGCGGCCACCACCTGGGAGCGGACGCGCGCCGTCGCGCGCTGGGTCGCCGTGACGGCGGTCGGCGCGATGCTCATCGCGGTCGGGGCGCTCCCCGGCCTCGTGACCTTCGCCGGGCGGGTGGCGACCCCGACGGGCCTCGGCCTCCTCACCCTGGCGGCGGTCAGCGCCCTGGCGGCGGTGCGGACCCGGCACGCCGACGTCGCCCGGCACCTCGGCGCCACGACGCGGGGCGACGACGCCCTGGCGGGGCTGCTGTTCGTCAGCCCGAACCTGCTCGGGTTCCTCGCGTTCTTCGCAGGTCCCCTGCTGTTCAGCCTGTGGATGAGCCTGAACGAGTGGGACGCGTTCGCCGAACCGGTGTTCCTCGGGCTCGACAACTACGTCCGCATCGTGTCGCTGACCGTGGCCACGGTGGGGGAGGGGCAGCGGGCCGCCGACGTCCTGCTCGACGGGTACGCCGAGGTTCTCCGGATCGGCGACATCGTCGTCGGCGCCCAGGACCCCCTGTTCTGGACGTCGATCCGGAACATCCTCGTCTTCGCCGCCCTCGCACTGCCGCTGTCGGTGATCCCCGCCCTCTTCCTCGCCAGCCTGCTCAACTCCGACGCGCCGGGCATCAAGGCCTTCCGCGCCCTGTACTTCGTGCCGTCCATCGCCGGCGTGGTGGCCGTCGCGTTGATCTGGCGGCAGCTGTTCAACGCGACGGTGGGCTGGGTCAACCACCTGCTCGACGTCGCCGCGCGGGCGTGGAGCGCCATCCCGCTGCTCCCCGACGTGGCGGCCGGCCAGCCGCAGTGGCTGAGCGACGACGGGCTGGCCATGATCAGCCTCGTCATCGTCTTCGCGTGGCAGTACACCGGCTTCAACACCGTGCTGTTCCTCGCCGGGCTGCAGTCGATCGACCGGACCCTGCACGAGGCGGCGATGATCGACGGCGCCACCCGCTGGCAGCGGTTCCGCCACATCACCCTGCCCCAGCTCGCACCCACCACCTTCTTCGTGGTGGCCTCGACCGGCATCCTCGCGCTGCAGCTCTTCGGCGAGGCGGTCGTGCTGTTCCCGACCTACACCCCGATCGGGGCCGGGCCGCAGAACGCGACCCTGACACCGGTCGTCTACCTCTACGACCAGGGCTTCCGACGGTTCAGCCAGGGCTACGCCTCCGCGGTCGCCTGGGTGCTGTTCCTGCTGATCTTCGCGTTCACGTTCGTGCAGTTCCGCCGTCAGCGCGCCGACGTGGAGGGTGCGTGATGCGGCCCGTCAGCGGCTGGCGCCGCATCGGCCTGTACGTCGTGCTGACCCTCGTCGGGCTGGTGATGCTGTTCCCGTTCGCCGTGGTCGCGGGGTCGTCGCTGAAGGCGCGCGACGACATCTTCCGCTACCCCCCGCGGATCCTGCCGCACGCCCAGGCCACGGCCGAGGTCGGCGGTGATGAGGTCCCGCTGTTCCGCATCGACGGCGAGGTCCGCGGGCTGGTGGAGGGGATCGGCGGCGGCGAGGGGCGCTTCGCGCTCCCCGACGACCCGGCGGACACCGTCACCGCGACGATCCGCACCGCCGAGGAGGTGGAGGACGTGACCGCGCGGCCGGCCAACTACACCGAGGTCCTCGACCAGCAGGCGCTCGGCCGGTCGCTGTCGAACACGGTGCTGGTCACCGTCCTCGTGGTCGTGGGGACGGTGCTGACGTCCCTGCTGGGCGGCTACGCGTTCGCGCGGATCCGCTTCCCCGGCCGCGACGCGCTGTTCCTCGTCTACATCGGCTCGATCATGGTGCCGTTCGTGATCCTGATCGTGCCGCTGTACCAGGTGATGGTGGCGCTCGGCTGGGTGGACTCGCTGGCGGCCCTCGTCTTCCCGTTCGTGTTCAACGCCTACGGGACGTTCCTGATCCGGCAGTTCTTCGTCTCCATCCCGGTGGAGCTCGAGGAGGCGGCGGTCATCGACGGGGCCAGCCGCTGGACGATCCTCTGGCGCATCTTCGTGCCGCTGTCCACCCCGGCGATCGCGACGCTCGCCACGTTCATGTTCCTCTACGCCTGGAACAGCTTCGTGTGGCCGTTCATCGTCATCAACGCCGGCAACACCGAGAACCACGTGCTGACCCTGTCCCTCCAGCAGCTCGGCGGCCGCGCGGCGGACACGCCGAACCTGATCTTCGCGGGCGTCATGATCGCCATCGCGGTGCCCGTCACCGTGTTCGTGCTGGCCCAGCGCTACTTCGTGGAGAACGTCGCCACCAGCGGCATCAAGTGACGCCCGGACCGCGGCCCGGTCACAGCCCGGCGAACAGGTCCGACTCGGGCTTGGCGGTCCAGACCTCCGAGTAGGCGAGCTGGAAGTCCTCGTAGGGGTAGACCTCCCGGACGACGTCGTCGGGGATCGAGAACCACAGCCCGTCGGGGTCGACCTGGGTGCGGTGGGCGATCAGCGCGGCGCTCCGCGCGCCCAGGTGGTCGGCCACGTGGATCGAGGTGGAGATGCGCTCCGGCTTGGTCGGGTCCCAGCGGTCCAGCCACTCGCGGTAGGGCGTCTCGATCCCCCGCTCCTCGGCGACCTCGAGCAGCCGGGACAGCCGCCGGTAGGTGAAGGTCAGGTGGTAGTAGACCTTCGAGGCCCGCCACGCCGGCCCCGCGTCGGGCATGACGGCCGGGTCGGCCGCGGCCTGCCACGCCCGCATCGTGGCGGTGTGGGTCCGCACGTGGTCCGGGTGGGGGTAGCCGCCCTTCTCGTCGTACGTCACCAGCACCTGCGGCCGGGTCTCGCGGATGATCGGCACCAGGCGCTGGACGACCTCGTCGAGGGAGACGTTGTAGAAGCAGTCGGCGGGCAGGTCCGCGGACGGCGACCAGCCGTCGCCGGAGAACTCCTCGACGTAGCCCGAGTCGGGGAAGCCGAGGTCGAAGTGGTCGGTCACCCCGATCACGCCGAGCGCCTCGGCGAGCTCCTTCTTGCGGATCTCGACCATGTTCTCGCGGATGCCCGGCTCGTCCGCGAGCGCCGGGTTGAGGATGTCGCCCTGCCCGCCGTCGGTGAAGGTGACGACGCTGACGCGGGCACCCTCCTCGGCGTAGCGGGCCATCGTCGCCGCACCCTTCGACGACTCGTCGTCGGGGTGGGCGTGGAGGAACATCGCGTGACGGTCAGGAGCGCCGGCCATGGTCGGCCAGGCTACCCAGGCGGTGTGACGACGCCCGGTCGGATCACCCCGGTCGGATCACCCCGGTCGGGTCACCCGGTCCAGCGCGCGGCCCAGGCCTCGCGCAGCCGGGTGGAGCTCGGGTCCCCCTCCAGCGCCGCCAGGTGGTCGCGGACCAGGTCGGCGGCCGCCTCCACCCGCGGGCGGGCGCCCTTCAACCGGACGGTGCACGGGTTGCCGGGGTACGAGCCGAGGTGCACGTCGTCGAACTCCTCGACCAGGCGGTCGAACAGGGGGTTCAGGGTCGACTCGGGGTACGGGTGGGTCAGCTCGACCACGTGCTGGGGCGACCCGAGGCCGGTGAGCAGCTCGGCGGCGACGCCGGTGTCGAAGATGCGCCGCAGCTCACCCGGGATGCCCGGCAGGATCACGATCGTGGCGCCGCCGCCGGCTAGGCCGCCGTCCACGTCGACGGCGACCCCCGGCGCGACGCCGCGGGCGCCGGCCAGCAGGTACGCGCCGGCCGGCACCTCGGCCATGCGCCGCATCGCCCGCTCGTGCGCGTCGGTCACCGCCACGCCCTGGGCGGCGGTCCACTCGAGCGCGCGGGTGATGGCGGCGTCGATGTCGTCGTCGACCTCGAGGCCCACGCCCAGGGTGGCGGCCACGCCCGCCATCGTCACGTCGTCCGGCGTCGACCCGATCCCCCCCGACGTCATGATCAGGCGCGGGCGGCTGCGGGCCAGCTCGAGGCGCAGCGCCTCGTCGATCGCCGCCAGGGTGTCCGGCACCGTCTGCACCCGGTCGAGCGGGATGCCGAGGTCCTGGAGCCGGCCGGCCAGCCAGTGGGAGTTCGTGTCGTGGACGAACCCCCCGAGGATCTCGTCGCCGATCACGACGATGGAGGCGCTGGCCTGGCTCATGGGTCCAGCATCGCACGCGGCACCGCACGCGCTCTGGCGCCGGGACGCGCAGGTACGCTCCCCGACGACATGTACCTCTCTGCCGAGGACGCCCGGAGCGACTTCTTCCTGGCGGCCGCCCTATACGTCATCGGACCCGCGCTGGTCAACCTGCTCGTCGAGGCGCTGCCCACGCTGTTCGCGAACACCGTGATGTCGTGGGTGCTGATCCTGATCGTCAACGGGGTGCTGATCGCCGGCATGCCGCTGTTCCTGATGCGCTACCGGGGCGAGGCGCTCTCGGGTCTGCTCACCGGTGGGGTGGGGGCCCTCGCGCTCGGCTTCGGGATCGCCGCGGTCTTCGCCGGCGCGGTCGCGGTCGGCGAGGTCGTCGGCGGCGGCCGGGTCGACCTCCTCGTGGAGGTCATCCCCGCGCGCGCGGTCGTCGGGTTCCTGCTGCGCTGGGCGTCGCTGGCGGTCCTGGCGATCTTCCTCGTCCGCCGAGCGGAGTACGCCTTCCGCCCGATCAGCGAGCTCCAGCCGACCCTGGTCCGCCAGGCGGGCATCGCCTGCGTCGGCACCGGCGTCGTCGCCACCGTCCTGCTCCTGCTGACCGGGACCTCCGTCGCGTCGCTCATCCCCGCCGCCGGCCTGGCCGGCATGTTCGCGCTGGCCAGCCAGCAGCTCCCGCAGGCGGGGATGGGGGAGCGGTGGTGGGTCTTCGCACCCGTCATCACCCTGGCGCTCGGGCCGCTCGAGATCTTCTCCTTCCTCTTCGCCGGCCAGAACTTCCTGCTGTCCGCCCAGCAGGCGGCGGTCGTGGCCCTGTTCGGCCTGGTGGTCGTGATGGCGCTGCACGCACGGCGGGGCGGGCTCGTGGCCGTCGGCATGGCCGCCGCGATCGTGATCGCGGACCTGCTGACGCTGGCCGGGGGCACCGCGTTCGCCATCTGAGCCGACCGGCGTCGGCGTCCCCCACGGCGGCGCCGTACAGTCAGGAGATGGCAGGTGGCGCGGAGCCTGATCGTGCGGGCGGACGTCCCCGCTGGCTGACCGCCGTCGTGCTGGTCGCGCTGGTCCTCGCCAGCAGCGGTGCCGGTGTCCAGCGCCTCGTGGAGGACCCCATCGCGCCCGCGTCGGTCGACCCGCTGCACAAGGCGGCGGACGTGGCCGCCGCCCACGCCGCCTCGGAAGCCGGCAAGGTCACCCCCGACGTGCTCCAGCCGTTCCGCGGGCTGTCGCCGTGGCTCGACACCTACGACACCGAGCTCACCGCCGACCAGCAGGTCGGCATCGCCGCCGCCGAGGGCGTGGACACCCTCTTCGTCCAGACCGCGCGGGAGTCGACCGAGGGGCTGGTCCACGACCCCGCCCGCATCGCCCGGACCATCGAGCTGGCCCACGACCACGGGATGCAGGTCGTGCTGTGGACGATCCCGGACTTCGAGGACCTGGACCGCGATCGGGCACGGGCCATCGCGGCGATCGAGTTCACCACCCCGCGCGGCGACCGGGCGGACGCGTTCGGGCTGGACATCGAGGTGGAGGACGTGGCCTTCCACATGGCCCGCACCCGCCGGTTGCTGCAGCTGTCCGAGGAGCTCCGCGCCCACGCGGGGTGGGGGTACCCCATGGCCGCCATCGTCCTGCCGCCCCTGCAGCTCGAGATCAACCCGCGGTGGTGGCGGGACTTCCCCTACGCCGAGCTGGCGGCGACCTACGACGTCACCGTGCCCATGAGCTACTCGAGCTACCGGGGCAGCGACGCGGCGATCACCCTGCAGTGGAACCGGGACAACGTCACGCGGGTCCGCGAGCTGATCGGCGACCCCGACCACCCCGTGCACCTGGCCGGCGGCATCGCGAACGCCCTGCCGGAGGTGGAGTCGTTCGTCCGGGCGGTGCAGGAGTCGGGTGCGATCGGCGGCGGCCTGTACGACCTGCACACCACCCCACCCGAGGCCTGGGCACCGCTGCGGGCGCTGGCTCGCTGACCGCACCGTGCCCGGCTCAGGCGCGGCTCTCGAGGTGGGGGCGCTCGACGTGCGTCCGGGTGAACGTCCGCCGGAGGACCCAGGCGAGCAGCTCGACGAGCCAGAACAGCACGATCCAGAGCTGCACGACCAGGGCGGGGACGGCCAGGAACACGACGGCGGGCGGAGCCACCAGGGCGAACCAGCCGACCTCCTGCGGCGACGCGCCCCGCAGGTGCGACGCGGCCCGGACCGCAGCCCACATCATCCAGCGCCGCACGACCGACACCCCGAGCTCGCGCATCATGCGGCGGAACAGCCCGTCGGCGTCCGCGCGGCTGACCACGCCGGTGTCGCAGAACCAGTCGTGGAGGATCGCGGCTCGGGTGTAGGTCCCGTAGCGGGGGAGCAGCCAGGTGAACACCCGCGGCACCGACGCGAAGTCGGTGACGAAGCCGGCGGGGACCTCGAAGGTCTCCTCCCGCCCCTGGTAGACGACGGTCTCGACCAGCTCCCAGGTGGAGCTGGTCAGCTGCTTGACGACGACGT from Euzebya sp. harbors:
- a CDS encoding carbohydrate ABC transporter permease; the encoded protein is MTATTASQVLARTLPAPRWVAILIGWHLAHGVAAVAAAVAVTAGSTVTGGPAAGVLTALSAVVIGDLVAVIGLARRRQAGMVAAVVVDYLTFVAATAALLQVTDVLTGLDALGGSFARGVPFGALAVVAYAATTWERTRAVARWVAVTAVGAMLIAVGALPGLVTFAGRVATPTGLGLLTLAAVSALAAVRTRHADVARHLGATTRGDDALAGLLFVSPNLLGFLAFFAGPLLFSLWMSLNEWDAFAEPVFLGLDNYVRIVSLTVATVGEGQRAADVLLDGYAEVLRIGDIVVGAQDPLFWTSIRNILVFAALALPLSVIPALFLASLLNSDAPGIKAFRALYFVPSIAGVVAVALIWRQLFNATVGWVNHLLDVAARAWSAIPLLPDVAAGQPQWLSDDGLAMISLVIVFAWQYTGFNTVLFLAGLQSIDRTLHEAAMIDGATRWQRFRHITLPQLAPTTFFVVASTGILALQLFGEAVVLFPTYTPIGAGPQNATLTPVVYLYDQGFRRFSQGYASAVAWVLFLLIFAFTFVQFRRQRADVEGA
- a CDS encoding carbohydrate ABC transporter permease; this translates as MRPVSGWRRIGLYVVLTLVGLVMLFPFAVVAGSSLKARDDIFRYPPRILPHAQATAEVGGDEVPLFRIDGEVRGLVEGIGGGEGRFALPDDPADTVTATIRTAEEVEDVTARPANYTEVLDQQALGRSLSNTVLVTVLVVVGTVLTSLLGGYAFARIRFPGRDALFLVYIGSIMVPFVILIVPLYQVMVALGWVDSLAALVFPFVFNAYGTFLIRQFFVSIPVELEEAAVIDGASRWTILWRIFVPLSTPAIATLATFMFLYAWNSFVWPFIVINAGNTENHVLTLSLQQLGGRAADTPNLIFAGVMIAIAVPVTVFVLAQRYFVENVATSGIK
- the mca gene encoding mycothiol conjugate amidase Mca, producing the protein MAGAPDRHAMFLHAHPDDESSKGAATMARYAEEGARVSVVTFTDGGQGDILNPALADEPGIRENMVEIRKKELAEALGVIGVTDHFDLGFPDSGYVEEFSGDGWSPSADLPADCFYNVSLDEVVQRLVPIIRETRPQVLVTYDEKGGYPHPDHVRTHTATMRAWQAAADPAVMPDAGPAWRASKVYYHLTFTYRRLSRLLEVAEERGIETPYREWLDRWDPTKPERISTSIHVADHLGARSAALIAHRTQVDPDGLWFSIPDDVVREVYPYEDFQLAYSEVWTAKPESDLFAGL
- a CDS encoding competence/damage-inducible protein A; amino-acid sequence: MSQASASIVVIGDEILGGFVHDTNSHWLAGRLQDLGIPLDRVQTVPDTLAAIDEALRLELARSRPRLIMTSGGIGSTPDDVTMAGVAATLGVGLEVDDDIDAAITRALEWTAAQGVAVTDAHERAMRRMAEVPAGAYLLAGARGVAPGVAVDVDGGLAGGGATIVILPGIPGELRRIFDTGVAAELLTGLGSPQHVVELTHPYPESTLNPLFDRLVEEFDDVHLGSYPGNPCTVRLKGARPRVEAAADLVRDHLAALEGDPSSTRLREAWAARWTG
- a CDS encoding DUF1353 domain-containing protein; this encodes MPFVSGDVVVKQLTSSTWELVETVVYQGREETFEVPAGFVTDFASVPRVFTWLLPRYGTYTRAAILHDWFCDTGVVSRADADGLFRRMMRELGVSVVRRWMMWAAVRAASHLRGASPQEVGWFALVAPPAVVFLAVPALVVQLWIVLFWLVELLAWVLRRTFTRTHVERPHLESRA